In one Chitinophaga sancti genomic region, the following are encoded:
- the idi gene encoding isopentenyl-diphosphate Delta-isomerase has product MEAQVILVNEKDEVTGVMEKMEAHRKGLLHRAFSVFILNDAGEMLLHQRALDKYHSGGLWTNACCSHPLPGETVAQAAHRRLFEEMGFDCPLSEVFQFTYRTDFENGLIEHEYDHVLMGIYNGTINPNPQEVNDYRFIPVETITRLLQEQPAQFTSWFKLAFPKLIEHLGK; this is encoded by the coding sequence ATGGAAGCACAGGTAATTCTAGTTAACGAAAAGGATGAAGTGACGGGGGTAATGGAGAAGATGGAAGCACACCGGAAAGGGCTTTTACACAGAGCATTTTCTGTATTTATCTTAAATGATGCAGGGGAGATGCTGCTACACCAGCGGGCACTTGACAAGTATCATTCGGGTGGATTATGGACAAATGCCTGTTGCAGTCATCCGCTGCCAGGAGAAACGGTTGCGCAGGCGGCCCACAGGCGCCTTTTCGAAGAAATGGGTTTTGATTGTCCCTTATCGGAAGTGTTTCAGTTTACCTACCGTACTGATTTTGAAAATGGCCTTATTGAGCATGAATACGACCACGTACTCATGGGGATTTATAATGGTACAATTAACCCGAACCCACAGGAAGTAAACGATTATCGTTTTATACCTGTAGAAACAATAACCCGGTTGTTGCAGGAACAACCCGCGCAATTTACCAGCTGGTTTAAGCTGGCGTTTCCAAAATTAATTGAGCATCTGGGCAAGTAA
- a CDS encoding (-)-gamma-cadinene synthase produces the protein MPTIILPRITYPFPSLINQHVVAAHAQNLDFVTQFGLVNSPEGIAKFNKARFAWLAARAFPHAELHELCVIANFNTWLFMLDDQCDEAQLGKKAVYLESVTDSFMQILRNNTPVDSILGRSFADIWERMQALGSPGWQLRFIRSMEEYFTSCHWEAGNRAAGVTPTVAEYVTMRPYTGALFADVEAIEIIEKVYLPSEILQHFIVQRLILACNNIVCWSNDIFSCAKEARQGDVHNLVLVLQHERNLSLQEAVDETARMHNEEVKLFTALEKLVPSFGEVMDKELERFIMILRSWITANYDWSFYDTGRYQVREVEIVH, from the coding sequence ATGCCAACGATTATTCTGCCACGGATTACTTATCCGTTTCCCTCACTCATTAATCAGCATGTAGTAGCTGCACACGCCCAGAACCTGGACTTTGTCACTCAGTTTGGTCTTGTCAATTCGCCTGAAGGCATTGCTAAATTTAACAAGGCGCGCTTTGCGTGGCTGGCTGCAAGGGCTTTTCCGCATGCGGAGCTACATGAGCTTTGCGTGATTGCTAATTTTAATACCTGGCTCTTTATGCTCGACGACCAGTGCGATGAGGCACAGTTGGGCAAAAAGGCGGTATACCTGGAGAGCGTAACGGACAGCTTTATGCAAATTCTCCGTAATAATACGCCAGTGGATAGTATCCTGGGCCGCAGTTTCGCAGATATCTGGGAACGCATGCAGGCACTGGGCTCCCCGGGATGGCAATTGCGCTTTATCAGGAGCATGGAAGAGTACTTTACTTCCTGCCATTGGGAAGCCGGTAATCGCGCCGCGGGTGTGACGCCAACGGTTGCTGAATATGTAACGATGCGGCCTTATACAGGGGCTTTATTTGCAGATGTGGAGGCGATTGAGATCATCGAAAAGGTATACCTGCCTTCAGAAATTCTGCAGCATTTTATTGTTCAGCGATTGATTTTAGCTTGTAACAATATTGTATGCTGGAGTAACGATATCTTTTCCTGTGCCAAGGAAGCCAGGCAGGGTGATGTACATAACCTGGTGCTGGTGTTGCAGCATGAGCGCAACCTGTCCCTGCAGGAGGCGGTAGATGAAACTGCCAGGATGCATAATGAAGAAGTGAAATTGTTTACAGCACTGGAGAAACTGGTTCCGTCTTTTGGAGAAGTGATGGATAAGGAACTGGAAAGGTTTATTATGATCCTGCGCTCGTGGATCACGGCGAATTATGACTGGAGTTTTTATGATACAGGACGGTACCAGGTGAGAGAGGTGGAAATTGTGCATTAA
- a CDS encoding sodium/sugar symporter has translation MKHLQQLDYIVFLIYFVIVASYGYWIYQRKKSTMTSSKDFFLAEGSLTWWAIGASLIASNISAEHFIGMSGSGFALGLAISTYEWMSAATLIIVAVFFIPVYLKNRIYTMPQFLLQRYNATVSTIMAVFWLLVYVFVNLTSIIYLGALAISAISGIDFYYCIFGLALFAVIVTLGGMKVIGYTDVIQVIVLIVGGLATTYLALHMVSRHFGYGDDIFKGLSLIRDKADTHFHMIFPSTHPYYKDLPGLSVLIGGMWVNNLNYWGCNQYIIQRTLGADLKTARSGILFAAFLKLLIPVIAVLPGIAAYVLYQNGVFGAELHDAAGALKPDQAYPTLLNLLPAGLKGLAFAALTAAVVASLAGKANSISTIFSLDIYHKYINKNASEKQLVRVGRYVVIVAMVIAALVAPALRTLDQAYQFIQEYVGFIAPGVLAIFLLGLWWKRTTTKAAMAGALLTIPLSAVLKFLPVWTGGAFPDFPFLDRMSIVFGLLMLIMVVMTLLEENSKYQEAVIIVDRKMYKATPGFVVGSVIIMGILTALYTVFW, from the coding sequence ATGAAGCATTTACAGCAACTCGATTATATCGTATTCCTTATTTATTTTGTTATAGTAGCAAGTTATGGCTACTGGATTTACCAACGCAAGAAGTCTACCATGACGAGTTCCAAGGACTTCTTCCTGGCCGAAGGGTCACTGACCTGGTGGGCGATAGGGGCTTCTCTCATTGCTTCCAATATTAGCGCAGAGCATTTTATAGGTATGTCAGGATCCGGGTTTGCACTGGGTTTGGCAATATCGACGTATGAATGGATGAGTGCCGCGACCCTGATTATTGTAGCGGTGTTTTTTATCCCGGTGTACCTGAAGAACAGGATTTATACCATGCCACAGTTTTTGCTGCAGCGATATAACGCGACGGTAAGTACGATTATGGCCGTGTTCTGGTTGCTGGTATATGTATTCGTGAACCTGACCTCTATTATTTACCTGGGTGCACTGGCAATATCTGCGATTTCGGGGATCGATTTTTACTATTGTATTTTCGGACTGGCACTCTTTGCGGTGATCGTGACCCTGGGCGGTATGAAGGTGATCGGGTATACGGATGTGATACAGGTGATCGTGTTGATTGTGGGTGGGTTGGCTACTACGTACCTGGCTTTGCATATGGTAAGCAGGCATTTTGGTTATGGCGATGATATCTTTAAGGGATTGAGCCTGATCAGGGATAAGGCGGATACGCATTTTCATATGATCTTCCCGTCTACGCATCCGTATTATAAGGATCTGCCGGGATTGTCTGTACTGATCGGCGGGATGTGGGTAAATAACCTGAACTATTGGGGATGTAACCAGTATATTATACAACGTACCCTGGGCGCGGATTTGAAGACGGCACGGAGTGGTATTTTATTTGCAGCGTTTTTGAAATTGCTGATACCGGTGATTGCGGTATTGCCAGGTATTGCGGCATATGTACTGTATCAGAACGGGGTGTTTGGTGCGGAACTGCATGATGCTGCCGGCGCTTTGAAGCCGGATCAGGCATATCCTACTTTGTTGAATTTATTGCCTGCGGGCTTGAAGGGATTGGCATTTGCGGCGCTCACTGCGGCTGTGGTTGCATCTCTGGCGGGTAAGGCGAATAGTATTTCCACGATTTTCTCCCTGGATATTTATCATAAGTATATTAATAAAAATGCGTCTGAAAAGCAGTTGGTGAGGGTAGGGCGTTATGTGGTGATCGTGGCGATGGTGATTGCCGCGCTGGTGGCACCGGCATTGCGTACACTGGATCAGGCCTACCAGTTTATCCAGGAGTATGTTGGCTTTATTGCGCCAGGGGTGTTGGCGATCTTCCTGTTGGGATTGTGGTGGAAGCGGACTACGACGAAGGCGGCGATGGCGGGGGCTTTGCTCACGATTCCATTATCAGCGGTGTTGAAGTTCTTGCCGGTGTGGACGGGGGGAGCGTTTCCTGATTTTCCGTTTTTGGATAGAATGAGTATTGTGTTCGGCTTATTGATGCTGATTATGGTGGTAATGACGTTGTTGGAAGAGAATAGCAAATACCAGGAAGCGGTGATTATTGTAGATAGGAAGATGTATAAGGCAACGCCGGGTTTTGTGGTGGGGTCAGTGATTATTATGGGGATATTGACGGCGTTGTATACGGTGTTCTGGTAG
- a CDS encoding inositol oxygenase family protein — protein MKAYDFSGEELRPLQSIEQWEDDVLLRYPDAGEPAKAKEEFRNYENPGRDTVRDFYRLNHTYQTYEFVQQKRADFLRFNRKEMPVWGAMEFLNTLVDDSDPDIDLDQLQHLLQTAEAIRADGHPDWFVLTGFIHDMGKVLCLFGEAQWAVVGDTFPVGCAFSDRIVYPEFFALNPDTRDERYNSKYGIYRPNCGLDNVSMSWGHDEYLYQMTKNYLPEPALYMIRYHSFYSQHREHAYEHLMTNHDKEMFEWVKKFNPYDLYSKSPKPPVISELKPYYEDLIAKYLPATIRL, from the coding sequence ATGAAAGCATATGATTTCTCCGGTGAGGAGCTGCGCCCACTGCAGAGTATTGAACAATGGGAAGATGATGTACTCCTGCGTTATCCGGATGCAGGTGAACCAGCCAAAGCCAAAGAAGAGTTTCGTAATTATGAAAACCCCGGCAGGGATACTGTTCGGGATTTTTATCGCCTTAATCATACCTATCAGACTTATGAGTTTGTGCAGCAGAAAAGGGCTGATTTCCTCCGGTTTAACAGGAAGGAAATGCCGGTGTGGGGAGCGATGGAGTTCCTGAATACTTTAGTGGATGATTCTGATCCGGACATTGACCTGGACCAGCTGCAGCATTTATTGCAAACGGCGGAGGCGATTCGGGCGGATGGTCATCCGGATTGGTTTGTGTTGACGGGTTTTATTCATGATATGGGCAAGGTGCTGTGTTTGTTTGGGGAGGCCCAATGGGCAGTGGTAGGGGATACCTTCCCCGTGGGATGTGCTTTCTCTGACAGGATTGTGTACCCTGAGTTTTTTGCATTGAACCCGGATACACGGGATGAAAGATATAATAGCAAGTATGGTATTTATAGGCCTAATTGTGGATTGGATAATGTGTCTATGAGCTGGGGACATGATGAATACCTGTACCAGATGACGAAGAATTATCTGCCGGAGCCGGCCTTGTATATGATCAGGTACCATTCTTTCTATTCACAGCATCGGGAGCATGCTTATGAGCATCTGATGACGAATCATGACAAGGAGATGTTTGAGTGGGTGAAGAAGTTTAATCCTTATGATTTGTATAGTAAGAGCCCGAAACCACCCGTTATATCTGAATTGAAGCCTTATTATGAGGATTTGATTGCGAAGTATCTGCCGGCAACGATCAGGTTGTAA
- a CDS encoding OmpH family outer membrane protein: protein MCKNFTFVILLLCITMLTSFTSFVQARIACVNMQQLVSSMPEGQKAYDSLQHYQQGFINIK from the coding sequence ATGTGCAAAAACTTTACGTTCGTTATCCTGTTACTATGCATCACTATGCTCACATCTTTCACTTCATTTGTACAGGCCAGAATTGCCTGTGTAAATATGCAGCAATTAGTTAGTAGTATGCCCGAAGGGCAGAAAGCATATGATTCACTGCAACACTATCAACAGGGATTTATTAATATAAAATAA
- a CDS encoding cytochrome-c peroxidase: MKRSILIAGSFIILCSLNSYTANHFKSETDSLRTLYSKPVAEWPRPDVDSGIKYEEMQALPKENAWAEGMKDPEVQLGKLMFFDPRLSRSGQISCSSCHEPDLAWTDGRRVSLGNDHLQGTRNTPTLLNVFIYGGTYFWDGRANSLNNQVFGPLSAHHEMDMDTALLPAKLQAIKGYDSLFKTVYKSGISLNNISSALTAFEKTIRSRKSRFDLFLQGKDSAFTDQEIKGLHVFRTKARCMNCHYGTYLTDKQFHNIGLTYYKRKYEDLGRYGITKDTADVGRFRTPSLRDVAFTGPYMHNGLFPELEQIIQLYNSGMIIKPRPELENDPMFPKTDAILRPLRLTLEERNALVAFLNAASNRPIHVNRPSLPK, from the coding sequence ATGAAAAGGTCAATTCTGATAGCAGGAAGTTTTATTATTTTATGTTCACTGAACAGCTATACCGCTAATCATTTTAAAAGCGAAACAGATTCATTGCGTACCCTGTATAGTAAACCGGTGGCCGAATGGCCCAGACCAGATGTAGATAGCGGCATTAAATATGAGGAGATGCAGGCATTACCAAAAGAGAATGCCTGGGCGGAGGGGATGAAGGATCCTGAGGTACAATTAGGCAAATTAATGTTCTTCGATCCCCGCCTGTCGCGGTCCGGTCAGATTTCCTGTAGTAGTTGTCACGAGCCTGACCTGGCCTGGACGGATGGCAGAAGGGTATCATTAGGCAATGATCATTTGCAGGGAACACGCAATACGCCCACCCTGTTAAATGTGTTCATTTATGGTGGTACTTATTTCTGGGATGGCCGCGCGAATAGTCTCAATAACCAGGTTTTTGGTCCATTGAGCGCACATCATGAAATGGATATGGATACGGCATTATTACCTGCCAAACTACAGGCGATCAAAGGTTATGATTCCCTGTTCAAAACAGTATACAAAAGCGGGATATCACTGAACAATATCAGCAGCGCACTCACTGCATTTGAAAAGACTATCCGGAGTAGAAAAAGTCGTTTCGATCTGTTCCTGCAGGGTAAGGATAGTGCATTTACAGACCAGGAAATAAAAGGGCTGCATGTATTCCGTACCAAGGCAAGGTGCATGAATTGTCATTACGGCACTTACTTAACAGATAAGCAGTTTCATAACATTGGTCTTACTTATTATAAGCGAAAATACGAGGACCTGGGCAGATACGGGATAACAAAGGATACCGCGGATGTGGGTCGTTTCCGCACGCCGTCGCTAAGAGACGTGGCATTTACAGGGCCTTATATGCATAATGGATTGTTCCCTGAACTAGAACAGATCATTCAGTTATATAACAGCGGGATGATCATTAAACCAAGACCTGAATTAGAAAATGATCCGATGTTCCCTAAGACGGATGCAATCTTACGGCCATTGCGACTGACACTGGAAGAGCGGAATGCGTTGGTCGCGTTTCTGAATGCGGCGTCTAACAGGCCGATACATGTGAACAGACCTTCTTTACCGAAATAA
- a CDS encoding DUF6850 family outer membrane beta-barrel protein, protein MKRILFFISAGFSPVVPAQAQQVNPAMGQLGFYQQPEMPVVKKQGSPRNMEIPNMRLASDSTRYLLYEAAKLSPTLIHLLMPSGFNTVKIDYGAHRGKFAAAQDPTADRTFTFSTEGKTTLGKTDLWGAFNYQRIVEDSTRFRHQTRNNPTAPYYFGSPAAVSYHRTLYQAKVGLSHTFLNNHLPLGVGADYRIGNHFSVNDPRGAINDYQFTMNAGTGYSLGNKFRGTVDGYYGYGAEVVNVAYKNVNYGDNTVYPDYVTYLINGYAEPNPKLSNRNYRTRFRSSGAGFSLIYRNKTSGIFAATAKRIKEKQFYYYRSDGGFDTLSNYTLTATKANLLWSRRRFAVSFAYEALKGEDLHETYNANNYQYRSKSYTLRAVYTGRRMNYGVLLNNNSEERMDGITGNHMQYGHITVQPNIGWNYTTKNKDHWGADLALHYTGSVHPTLYTTSVNVNYFTHQVIQYDYYLNAASSAGGTFSLQYNKHFKGFYAGLKGTIAYTEAFDESKQLLEGAMKPGKDRAYGNISLQFYF, encoded by the coding sequence ATGAAAAGAATACTATTTTTCATCAGTGCAGGTTTTTCACCTGTTGTTCCTGCACAAGCCCAGCAGGTGAATCCTGCTATGGGACAGTTGGGTTTCTACCAACAACCGGAAATGCCTGTTGTGAAAAAACAAGGCTCTCCACGAAATATGGAGATCCCTAATATGCGCCTTGCAAGCGATTCTACCAGGTATCTCCTGTATGAAGCAGCTAAGCTTTCGCCTACGCTTATCCATCTGCTGATGCCTTCAGGTTTTAATACAGTGAAGATAGATTACGGGGCGCACAGGGGGAAATTTGCAGCTGCGCAGGATCCGACAGCTGACAGAACATTCACGTTTAGCACAGAGGGGAAAACAACCCTTGGAAAGACAGACCTGTGGGGGGCTTTCAACTACCAGCGTATTGTGGAAGACAGCACCCGTTTCCGTCATCAGACCCGGAACAACCCGACTGCACCTTATTACTTTGGATCACCGGCAGCGGTGAGTTATCACAGAACCTTATACCAGGCGAAGGTAGGATTATCTCATACCTTTTTAAACAATCACCTGCCCTTGGGTGTGGGAGCAGATTACCGCATTGGCAACCACTTTTCTGTGAATGATCCGAGAGGGGCGATCAATGATTACCAGTTTACGATGAACGCGGGTACTGGTTATTCGCTGGGGAATAAATTTAGGGGTACTGTTGACGGGTATTATGGTTATGGTGCAGAGGTCGTGAATGTAGCTTATAAGAATGTGAACTATGGTGATAATACCGTGTATCCTGATTATGTGACCTACCTGATCAACGGGTATGCGGAGCCGAATCCGAAGTTAAGCAACCGTAATTACAGGACCCGTTTTAGAAGCAGTGGAGCAGGGTTTTCGCTGATATACCGGAATAAGACATCGGGCATTTTTGCGGCGACGGCAAAGCGTATTAAAGAAAAGCAATTTTACTATTATCGTTCTGACGGAGGATTTGATACATTATCCAATTACACGCTGACTGCAACGAAAGCCAATCTGTTATGGTCCAGGCGGCGCTTCGCAGTATCCTTTGCATATGAAGCGCTGAAAGGAGAAGATCTCCATGAAACTTACAATGCAAATAACTACCAGTACCGTTCAAAGAGCTATACATTACGTGCTGTGTATACAGGTCGCAGGATGAATTACGGCGTATTACTAAATAATAATTCAGAAGAGCGGATGGATGGTATTACGGGAAATCATATGCAGTACGGGCATATTACTGTACAACCTAATATCGGCTGGAACTACACCACCAAAAACAAAGATCACTGGGGGGCTGATCTGGCATTGCATTATACAGGTTCTGTTCATCCAACCCTTTACACTACGTCTGTGAATGTTAATTATTTCACACACCAGGTGATTCAATATGATTACTACCTGAATGCGGCCAGCAGTGCCGGTGGCACATTTTCTTTACAGTACAATAAACATTTCAAAGGGTTTTATGCAGGCCTGAAAGGAACAATAGCCTATACAGAAGCATTTGACGAAAGTAAGCAGCTCCTGGAAGGGGCCATGAAACCCGGCAAGGATAGGGCATACGGCAACATATCCCTGCAATTTTATTTTTAA
- a CDS encoding DUF4876 domain-containing protein, whose protein sequence is MKKICYFLLLTIIATVFSCKKEDGVTTGIQPVNLAVNLTYALDSSEYTLPVKGVSVKLTNTATSSILSSTSNDSGIARFAGIPAGTYDVDATITISADNYYTITGTYVAEDVTFNASEKNRAIAVGNDVSIAMTLVAGSTGEWVIKQVYFAGSNRTDGALFRDQFFEVYNNSDQVLYADSLYIGQVFGRQSFTSSNYYTQTNGQMDWTQSLNMPTGIDANNDFVYTRTLLMIPGTGTTYPVQPGKSIVIAQTAMNHKVPWTGANGTTISVKNPDLTVDLSAANFETYYAGFLSTPLASDVDNVSVPNVEVIQYFGNDWIMDNNGRDGYVIFKVDSSQAVKNWPMYNFPSTSTPSSTATKYYQVPLKYVIDAVEIQPINAEDRIPKKFGAMYDAGFASVPKGAYSSQSVIRKTLKTINGRIVLKDTNNSTEDFDYFEVATPGGFK, encoded by the coding sequence ATGAAAAAGATCTGTTATTTTCTGCTACTGACGATTATCGCGACTGTGTTTTCCTGTAAGAAGGAAGATGGGGTAACTACAGGGATCCAACCTGTGAACCTGGCTGTAAACCTCACTTATGCCCTGGACTCCAGTGAATATACCTTACCAGTAAAAGGTGTGAGTGTAAAACTTACCAATACTGCTACCTCCAGTATTTTATCTTCCACCTCCAATGATTCAGGTATAGCCCGCTTTGCCGGTATTCCTGCAGGTACTTATGATGTGGATGCGACTATTACCATCAGCGCTGATAACTACTATACCATCACCGGCACTTATGTGGCAGAAGATGTCACATTCAACGCTTCTGAAAAAAACAGGGCAATTGCAGTAGGCAATGATGTAAGCATTGCGATGACACTGGTAGCAGGTAGTACCGGTGAGTGGGTAATCAAACAGGTATACTTTGCCGGTTCTAACCGTACTGATGGTGCACTGTTCCGTGACCAGTTCTTCGAAGTATATAACAACAGCGACCAGGTATTGTATGCTGACAGCCTTTACATCGGTCAGGTGTTTGGCAGACAGTCATTTACTTCTTCCAACTATTATACACAGACAAATGGCCAGATGGACTGGACACAATCATTAAATATGCCAACTGGTATCGATGCTAATAACGACTTCGTATATACGCGTACACTGCTGATGATTCCGGGTACCGGTACTACTTATCCGGTACAGCCAGGTAAGAGCATCGTGATAGCGCAAACGGCAATGAACCATAAAGTTCCCTGGACCGGTGCGAATGGTACCACTATTTCTGTTAAAAACCCGGACCTGACGGTAGACCTGAGTGCGGCAAATTTTGAGACTTACTATGCAGGCTTCCTTTCCACCCCACTGGCATCAGATGTTGATAACGTGAGTGTACCAAACGTAGAAGTAATCCAGTACTTCGGTAATGATTGGATCATGGACAATAATGGCCGTGATGGTTATGTGATCTTCAAAGTAGACAGTTCACAGGCTGTGAAAAACTGGCCTATGTACAACTTCCCTTCAACCAGCACACCGTCTTCCACAGCAACTAAATACTACCAGGTTCCTTTGAAATACGTGATCGATGCAGTAGAGATCCAGCCCATCAATGCAGAAGATCGTATTCCTAAGAAATTCGGTGCTATGTATGATGCAGGTTTTGCTTCCGTACCAAAAGGAGCTTACTCTTCACAATCCGTGATCCGTAAAACACTGAAGACGATCAATGGTCGGATTGTATTGAAAGATACCAACAACTCTACTGAAGATTTCGATTATTTCGAAGTAGCTACTCCGGGAGGATTCAAATAA